ACGACAACGACTGATCGACGCGGCCATCGACCTCCTCTCCACGGAGGGCCTGAGTGGCACCACTGTGAGAGCGGTATGTGCCCGGGCCGGGCTGCACAGCCGCTACTTCTACGAGAGCTTCGAAGACATCGACACTCTGCTCGTTGCCGTCTTCGACCAACTTTCGGCCAGCTTCCTCGAAGAGGTCTCCGCAGCGGCCGAGGCGGCCCCGGACGACCCGAAGGCCCGGCTCCAGGCGGCGGTCCAGAAGTCCGCGGAGATCGTCACCCGCCAGACTCACCTGGTACGCATCCTGAACGTTGAAGCCATTGGTAACGAGCAACTCAACCGGCGCCGGATCCGCATGCTCCACGACATCGCATGGATGATCGAGCAGGATGCATACCGGGTCTACGGCGCGCCGGCGCAGGGCGAGCAGATCGGCACTCTGTCGGCCCGCTTTCTGGCTGCGGGTTTCGCCGAGTTGCTCATCGCATGGGTCGGAGGCGAACTGGACGCCGAAGCGGAAGAGCTGGCTGCGGACGCGACCGAGCTGATGCTGGCGGTCTCGGAGAAGGCCCGGCAGCTCGCCCTCTCTCGGGCCGCGGAGCGGCCGCGAACGTCACGCCGCAGCCGAGGCACCGCCTGAAGTCAACCCGGGCATCCGGCCTTGTTGACTACGGGTGTATCCAACTATATGCTGCGACGGGATGGCAGGCACCGCTGACCGCTTCGTGGTCGCCGGCGGGAGCGTGGCTGGGCTGGCCACCGCGCTGGCTCTCGGTCGCGCCGGCGCTGACGTCGTCGTGGTCGAGCGTGACGTCATCCCTGAGGTCAACGACGCCGAGACGGCGTTCG
The genomic region above belongs to Acidimicrobiales bacterium and contains:
- a CDS encoding TetR/AcrR family transcriptional regulator, whose amino-acid sequence is MTEPVRRKWRGIEPDARTAERRQRLIDAAIDLLSTEGLSGTTVRAVCARAGLHSRYFYESFEDIDTLLVAVFDQLSASFLEEVSAAAEAAPDDPKARLQAAVQKSAEIVTRQTHLVRILNVEAIGNEQLNRRRIRMLHDIAWMIEQDAYRVYGAPAQGEQIGTLSARFLAAGFAELLIAWVGGELDAEAEELAADATELMLAVSEKARQLALSRAAERPRTSRRSRGTA